The DNA region AGTGCAACCTGATGCTGCTCTGCTCGCCCCACCACCGCCAGGCTCACGACCGTGGGGATGTCTGGCTATATCTGAAAACAAACGACTGGAGGGTGGGACAAAAGCTATGGCTGGTGGGGAGATGATTTGGGAACACGATAATCTCGCGTCGGACCTGGCCACACTGAGGCGCATGGACACGGACGGGCGGGCCAAGGAATTGGCCCGCAATCTCCGACGTTCGGTCGATCCAATCAAGATCGCCGCCAGGGTGGTCGATGAAATGATCGCGGAGCTTGAGGGACCTTGACCACCCCCATCCCTCCTGATATCCTCCTCGGTCTCGGGGAGGTCTACGTGCGGGGGACAATTCGCTGCGGTTACTTCAGGTGCGGTCGACGTCGGGCCGAGCAGGTGTGTCCAACCTGCGGCCGCGTGCCGTGCAGCATCGTCCTCTACTGGAAGGGGCGCACCTTCACCTACCGCCGGGATCCACAGGGCCTCCAGTTCGGATACCCCTCCGCCCAGCTGTTCCTGAACCGTATCGTTTCCGACATCAACGACGAGAGAAAGGGCCTGAAGACCTTCAACCCCGAGGAGTATTCCACCGGGAGGATGGCTGCGCGCACACTCGAGGTGAAGGCGTGGGAGTGGCATGAGGTCAAGGGGTCGGAGGTTGAGTCAGGAGAACTCTCACCTGGGACGCTGAGAGAATACCGGAACTACATCCGGAACCACTGGATCCCCCACCTGGGACGTCTGGACGTCAGGGACATCCAGCACCCTGAGTTGGAGAAATTCAAGCGTGACCTGAAAGGGATCAAGGCCAAGACGCGGCGCAACATCGTCTACGGGCTCAGGACGTTTTTCGGATGGCTGAGAAGGGAAGGGGTCCTGAAAGAGGTCCCTATATTCCCGGCCATGGAAGTGTCGGACGCCAAGGTCATGGTGGCATTGGACATGGACGACCAGGCTGTCGCCCTCGCGCGGATCCCGGAGGACCACAGGGACGTGATCGAGTTCGGCATGGAGACGGGGTTGCGCCCAGGGGAGACATGCGCGCTGAAGATCCACGATCTTGACCTCAGAGAAGGCGCGGCCCTCATCCAGCGCACCTGGTCCGGATCGCAAATGAGGGAGACCACGAAGGGAAAGAACAAGCGCTGGATCCCACTGTCGGACCGCGCCCTGGCGGTGGCGAAGGACCACGCCAGGGGGAGGGTGGGGGACCAGTTCCTATTCATCCATCCGGGCACGAACAGAGGCTACATGCCGGCGTATCTCAGAAAGACCTGGCGCCGTCACTCCGGGACCCCGGTTACCTACTACGAGGCCAGCCGGCATTCCTTCTGCACACAGATCGTGGAGACGGGAGCGTCAGCCCTCGAGGCCCAGGCGCTCATGCGGCACGCCGACCAGAGGTCTACAGGACATTACTACCACGCTCGGCCGCGGAAGCTGAAGGAGCTGGTAAACCGTCGGACTGCGAAGGTGGTGAGGTTATATGACATTGACACTGGAACAGAAAATTGAGGAGATCACGGCGGCCATTGAGGCACAGCAGGAGGGCGGTATGATCTCCGCCTGGCTGACGACTGCCATGCTGAGGGACGCTGTCCGTCAATATGGCACAAATGGAGACTCTTTTCAGACCCATGTCAGGCGCCACTCTAAGCCCCTTAAAACATAGCCCTCACGCAGGTTCGAATCCTGCATCGCGCGCCACTTAAACGCACGAAAACACAGGGATTACACCTGTGTTTTCTCTTTTCAGACCCTTGTCAGTTAGGTTGAGAAGTCCTCTACAACCGCGAACTCGAGCAGGTCCGGAGCGGTCTCGTATACCCCAGCGGTCCACTCTATTTCCAGCTCCACCTGATAGATTGCCGCCACGGTGTTCAGATCCCCGCTTTGCCAGTCCAGTCGGAAAATACCATTGGCCGCGTCCACCGGCGTGAGCGATCGGGTGACCTTGATGGTCGACTGTCCCTTGATTTTGACGTGGCCACGGACCGCCGTAGCGCCGGAGAGGTCGATGGCCGTACCGCCCCTGGTAAACGTCACCTGGGGGCTCGGTAGCTGATCATTCTTCCGGTATATCAACGACATAATCGACCTCCGATAGTTTGACGGTGATCCCGTTCTCGGTCAGCAGGGTGGCGAGCGGCTCGAGGGACCTGAAGATCGCTTCCCCCCACTTCGCCTCTCCCCATTTGACCTGTCCCCATTTAGCCATCACTACCAGACCAGTCAGACGTCATACGTCACCGTCCATCCCTTACCCTGGAGATTGGTGATTGCCGCCAGCCCGGTCGCTGAGGGAACC from bacterium includes:
- a CDS encoding tyrosine-type recombinase/integrase; its protein translation is MTTPIPPDILLGLGEVYVRGTIRCGYFRCGRRRAEQVCPTCGRVPCSIVLYWKGRTFTYRRDPQGLQFGYPSAQLFLNRIVSDINDERKGLKTFNPEEYSTGRMAARTLEVKAWEWHEVKGSEVESGELSPGTLREYRNYIRNHWIPHLGRLDVRDIQHPELEKFKRDLKGIKAKTRRNIVYGLRTFFGWLRREGVLKEVPIFPAMEVSDAKVMVALDMDDQAVALARIPEDHRDVIEFGMETGLRPGETCALKIHDLDLREGAALIQRTWSGSQMRETTKGKNKRWIPLSDRALAVAKDHARGRVGDQFLFIHPGTNRGYMPAYLRKTWRRHSGTPVTYYEASRHSFCTQIVETGASALEAQALMRHADQRSTGHYYHARPRKLKELVNRRTAKVVRLYDIDTGTEN